A stretch of DNA from Glycine max cultivar Williams 82 chromosome 18, Glycine_max_v4.0, whole genome shotgun sequence:
tttatcttcaacATTAGTATACACCAAAAATCAAAGGTGCGCCGACAGAAATCACATTATAATGTGCTGGTGTACAAGCTTTAAACAAAGGctttttattgatgataatagaTTATACGAGTATTTACATACTCCAAACACACGAGATATTAATACCAAATTACGCAAATTATTGGTGCTGATAATATGGTAAACTTTGTAATGCACCCCGTATCAACAAACAAGTTAACATAAAATCACAATGtccaattaatttttgttgtaatGATGGGGCACCACACTTTTCTTGAACATTTACTTCCAGTCAAGCATGTCCAACAGCCACAAGACTTCTTCCTTAGAATTTGCTACATCACAGAAATCCATTTGGATCCCAAATACATCCATGAGATCTTCATTTCTATCTTCCATGAATAGCAAAGAGATCCATGCACGGATGCCAGACAAAAATGGGTAGCCAGGGGATATGTCTAGGTAATCAAAAGCCAAGGCTCTATATGATGAACGATCGATGTAATCAAACATGGACTTGTTTATTACACGAGCAACCTTATTTGAATCCTTCCTCCCAACCATCACAGAGACACTAACATTCTGGTTTTGTCCTGAAGGGATAGTGAACCTGGGTTCCACGGGAAAAGTCATCTTGTATTCAGAACCTTCCAATTGAAATTTGAGCATGTCACAAACTCCAGATGCTGGAGCTTTAAAACCTGCTTGAAGGACAGAGCCAGGCACCACTTCCGAGAAGAGTAATGTGTTTTCAGCCCAAATGTCAATGAAGAACTCCaaatcatcaaaagaaattCTCGGAGGGAGAAGAGTTCTACGGTGCTGGCGTTTATGAAAGGTTTTGTAAAACTTGTAGTAGGTTAAAGTAGAAGGATTAGGTTGCTTGCAGATCGAAGGCCATCTCTTGGCACACAGACATTTCCAAAGGAAATCATCGCTAGCTATGTCTTTCCACTGCTTATCAACAGCCATACAAGAAGCAAGATCAACACCGTCCAGGAAAGGGAAAACAGCCTTCAGAACTTCTTCAGATGCCATTGCTAGTTCCAAGTTgcaataaaatattgaatatattATTGATCATTCACTGCAatgaaaaatccaaaaatgTATAAATCTTAAGAATctcaagaaaaatgaaatagaagatgtgaaaaaaaatttatcaagccCTTTCAAAAGCAGGACTCAACATAAACACTTTGCTGATAAAACATAATTCCCAGATCAAATAGAATTCATAATAATTCACAATTAGCAGCACATTGAAATGCATAAAAATCAATCCACACACACTATAACAGAATTTCCTCTTAATGCAATTTAGGctggaaaatttgaattttcaaaatgCTCCATTCTATCTCAAGGCATCAAAGCAAACCAAATATTTCTCAATCCACATAACAATTACCCCTCCTTCTTTCAAAGTTCCTAAGGAAGAGTTTGGcagattagaagaagaaaaaaattgactgTTTTAAGTTAATGCTGGTTTCACAAATCTATAACATTTGAGCAGGATTCATGTTGAACTAGTCCCTGACCTGAACACTAAAACTAACTCAACTGTCGTCCCACCTCAGCCAGTCACCCAAATCCTATACCTAATATTGAGGGACAGGATCTCATTTCTCCACAGGTAATGAGAATTTATTAGTTAGAAAAATTAAGGACTCAAACAAATTCTTTCCTATcaccaagaaaggaaaaaaagaaaactggATGCTTTCTGCATAAAAATGTTCATGTCTTTGGCTATACTCATCCTCACAAACTTCATGATAATGCaagaataaaatgaacaaataaaTAGATACAGAATTTAGAGCTTAAGCATACCAAAGGACAAGCAACTCTTGCAACAATTTAGAGCTATTTAATCCTTGAAAAGATTATGCTCCTTCGGTATATAAAATCTATCCAAAATGTTCTTTCCAGATACAAGGTGTTCAGGTAGAAAACATAAGTTGAAAAAcaattaccaaccaaaaaatgaatatattgtgTTTTGGATTAACATGAAATCTGTAAGCTGAACATGCAGATTTAAAAGtggaaaatatatttgcaaattcttttttttttctacatttttttggctttttcctcTTCGTTTAAGCAACTTCAAAAGCTTTCAGACAATGTAATCAACAAGGATCTCTTACAGTTTTGGGTCCTTCGTCAtacaccaaaaaaatgaaataaagtttCAATTACATCCATTAACAGTGCAggcatgaaagaaagaaaaaaaaggagttgaaattataaaagtaaaccTAGTAGTTTACAAAGTATATCTCTAGCAACGAGAAGTCGAGTTagaaggaaaaatgaagaaaccacGATTTGAAAACGAAACGATTAGAACGCTAAATCAAGTCAACAAAGACGAAAAACCTAAGAATTGAACATAAAATATTGAAGCGTGGCGTCGGGGATAAGGAGTTACCGGCGAGAGGTGCGGTTGATGGTGGCGCGTGGCGAGCGACGCGCGGCCGAGGATGAGTGGCGAGGGAACGAGATCTGATCCTGGAACCTTAGAAAGAAGACACGTTGAGGGAAGAAGGTGAAGGGAAACGGTCTgaagaaaaatagagagaatGAATTTCGGAATGTGTCAAAATGATAAAGGCCCAACAACTAGGCCCAAAGTCTAATAATGACCCTTCAACCTG
This window harbors:
- the LOC100804485 gene encoding F-box protein At5g39250-like, which translates into the protein MASEEVLKAVFPFLDGVDLASCMAVDKQWKDIASDDFLWKCLCAKRWPSICKQPNPSTLTYYKFYKTFHKRQHRRTLLPPRISFDDLEFFIDIWAENTLLFSEVVPGSVLQAGFKAPASGVCDMLKFQLEGSEYKMTFPVEPRFTIPSGQNQNVSVSVMVGRKDSNKVARVINKSMFDYIDRSSYRALAFDYLDISPGYPFLSGIRAWISLLFMEDRNEDLMDVFGIQMDFCDVANSKEEVLWLLDMLDWK